The proteins below come from a single Iocasia fonsfrigidae genomic window:
- a CDS encoding tetratricopeptide repeat protein produces MGGGIIIKDKLMYFWGYFLYSIGVKKRAKNIFIKLDDGSDWKLKLLLARINISMDEFNKALKYLDEVMTLVSDSKIKRILLEDKISILFKLEKYNAALSILEKEDQDDVNILEMIANIYLKKDDLDLAESYAKKINTIDPVNETAIFLLVGINYKRKKYNETIKYCNKLLKYDKETALRLLANSYLEFNDLVMAEKYFKKLRSKYSGQLATIFTHARLEYKKGNIKKAYKILKFIEDQGIECNEDFYGIYNQVKKEIEK; encoded by the coding sequence TTGGGAGGTGGGATAATAATTAAAGATAAATTAATGTATTTTTGGGGATATTTTTTATACAGCATTGGGGTAAAAAAGAGAGCTAAAAATATATTTATAAAGCTAGATGATGGTTCAGATTGGAAATTAAAGTTATTGTTAGCTAGAATTAATATATCTATGGATGAATTTAATAAAGCATTAAAATACCTTGATGAAGTAATGACTTTAGTAAGTGATAGTAAGATAAAAAGAATATTATTAGAAGATAAAATAAGTATTTTATTCAAATTAGAAAAATATAATGCTGCATTAAGTATATTAGAGAAAGAAGATCAAGATGATGTTAATATATTGGAAATGATAGCTAACATATATTTGAAAAAGGATGACTTGGATTTGGCTGAAAGTTATGCTAAAAAAATAAATACAATTGACCCTGTAAATGAAACAGCAATTTTTCTTTTAGTAGGAATAAACTATAAAAGAAAAAAATATAATGAAACAATAAAATATTGTAATAAATTATTGAAATATGATAAAGAAACTGCATTAAGGCTTTTAGCTAATTCATACTTGGAATTTAATGATTTGGTAATGGCAGAAAAGTATTTTAAAAAATTGAGATCTAAATATAGTGGCCAACTGGCCACTATATTTACTCATGCTAGACTTGAATATAAAAAAGGAAACATAAAAAAAGCATACAAAATTTTAAAATTTATAGAAGACCAAGGAATTGAATGTAACGAAGATTTTTACGGAATATATAATCAAGTAAAAAAAGAAATAGAGAAATAA
- a CDS encoding RHS repeat domain-containing protein: MAVFPWSKTVLAVYWEYEYTADNLLQKAYYKGEIKAEYSYDADGKRIVSDTEEGKRYFVFNYSGKVIYEESIGSDGENKVTSYVYALSKQMARVEGVIGGEGEVIYYHHDNLGSTRLMTNSAGKVVFDQDYLPFGGDLAVVGDLEPVNDVGEGYKYTGQRQEVSIGLYYYGARFYDPDLGRFITEDSYAGEIVNPQGQNIYVYVMNNPMKYVDPSGHKWEFNADSWEWMATEETDKLWQLVDEAKFNSWQEAAEYAGIKDWYDDEGNRIRGKNRSLVGMGIKAPLDIYKAEYAGFDGTVIQAGYKDNSMSVVWNLSDVTVENIRTNDAFSTSLFSYISDSQQTGFSLPNLGLNVSTLYGAFPKHYSDFLTDEAHREELYNSLLGDTKLEFTNFVFGTYTRVENKYWRGESVNYGLLGKKIKIGKLAIGGIGKGNLIQHTSYEQKYGLGRINLIPGQEMLYKRKSEFERIIGVANHSGWGTSGLDWEKYKNILELEAEKNYRQLWGMN; this comes from the coding sequence ATGGCAGTCTTTCCCTGGTCAAAGACAGTCCTGGCAGTATACTGGGAGTATGAGTATACGGCTGATAATCTTTTGCAGAAAGCATATTATAAAGGGGAAATAAAGGCTGAGTATAGTTATGATGCTGACGGTAAGCGGATAGTCTCTGATACTGAGGAAGGAAAGAGATACTTTGTCTTTAATTACAGTGGGAAGGTTATTTATGAGGAAAGTATAGGTTCTGATGGAGAGAATAAAGTAACTTCGTATGTCTATGCTTTGAGCAAACAAATGGCGCGGGTTGAAGGAGTTATTGGTGGTGAAGGAGAAGTAATATATTACCACCATGATAACCTTGGTTCAACGAGATTAATGACTAACTCTGCTGGTAAAGTAGTCTTTGATCAGGATTATCTACCTTTTGGTGGAGATTTGGCTGTTGTTGGTGACCTTGAACCTGTGAATGATGTAGGTGAAGGTTATAAATATACCGGGCAAAGACAGGAAGTTTCTATTGGGTTATATTACTATGGAGCCAGGTTCTATGACCCTGATTTAGGTAGGTTTATAACTGAGGATAGTTATGCTGGGGAAATAGTTAATCCACAGGGGCAGAATATCTACGTGTATGTTATGAATAACCCCATGAAGTATGTAGATCCTAGTGGGCATAAATGGGAATTTAATGCTGATTCCTGGGAGTGGATGGCTACAGAAGAAACAGATAAGTTATGGCAATTAGTCGATGAAGCTAAATTCAACTCCTGGCAGGAAGCAGCAGAATATGCTGGAATTAAAGACTGGTATGATGACGAAGGGAATCGTATAAGAGGTAAAAATAGATCACTTGTAGGTATGGGAATAAAGGCGCCATTAGATATTTATAAGGCTGAATATGCTGGGTTTGATGGAACAGTAATTCAAGCAGGATATAAAGATAATAGTATGTCAGTAGTATGGAATCTATCAGATGTGACAGTTGAAAATATAAGGACAAATGATGCGTTTTCTACAAGTTTATTTTCTTATATATCCGATTCACAACAAACAGGATTTTCACTACCCAATCTGGGATTAAATGTCTCCACGCTATATGGTGCTTTTCCTAAACATTATAGTGATTTTTTGACAGATGAGGCACACAGAGAAGAGTTATATAATTCCTTACTCGGAGATACAAAATTAGAATTTACAAATTTTGTATTTGGCACTTACACCCGTGTTGAAAATAAGTACTGGCGTGGTGAGTCTGTAAATTATGGATTACTCGGAAAGAAAATCAAGATTGGAAAACTTGCAATAGGTGGTATTGGAAAAGGTAATTTAATTCAACATACTTCATATGAACAGAAGTATGGTTTAGGGAGAATAAATCTTATTCCAGGTCAAGAAATGCTTTATAAAAGAAAATCTGAGTTTGAAAGGATAATTGGGGTTGCAAATCATTCTGGCTGGGGTACAAGTGGCTTAGATTGGGAAAAATATAAAAATATTTTAGAATTAGAAGCAGAGAAAAATTATCGTCAATTATGGGGGATGAATTAA
- a CDS encoding GntR family transcriptional regulator, protein MNKNNQSRQSLKNHAYQLLKEKLVDCIYPPGSLLNEAQLAKEMELSRTPIRESISKLEMEGFIKVIPKKGIYVTDITFNDVIQVFQARVEMEPIALRLAAPHLPLDELKNFSQKFHEPIVDVHNSFRLDTAMHLFIIEYCGNRFIINTMKRVFEENTRIIISSKQNQAKVHDAKEEHLEILNKLIDGKYAEAEQCMLEHIKSCRISALEYFYNNQLYTPVPSNDYKKELDKL, encoded by the coding sequence ATGAATAAAAACAATCAATCCCGACAAAGTCTCAAAAACCATGCTTATCAACTACTAAAGGAAAAACTAGTAGACTGTATCTACCCTCCTGGAAGTCTTTTAAATGAAGCACAACTTGCAAAGGAAATGGAATTAAGTCGAACCCCCATCAGAGAATCTATAAGCAAATTAGAAATGGAGGGATTTATCAAAGTAATACCAAAAAAAGGAATATACGTGACAGATATTACCTTCAATGACGTAATTCAAGTTTTTCAAGCACGTGTTGAAATGGAACCTATCGCCCTTCGATTAGCTGCACCACACTTGCCATTAGATGAGCTTAAAAACTTTTCCCAAAAATTTCATGAACCCATTGTCGATGTTCATAATAGTTTTCGTTTGGATACTGCAATGCACTTATTCATTATTGAATATTGCGGAAATAGATTTATAATAAACACCATGAAAAGGGTTTTTGAAGAAAATACACGTATTATTATCTCTAGCAAACAGAACCAAGCTAAAGTACATGATGCAAAAGAAGAGCATCTAGAGATATTGAACAAACTTATTGACGGAAAATATGCTGAAGCAGAGCAGTGCATGTTGGAACACATTAAATCTTGCCGAATTTCTGCTCTTGAATATTTTTATAACAATCAACTATACACCCCTGTACCATCTAATGACTATAAAAAGGAATTAGACAAATTATAA